The stretch of DNA TGAGGTGCTCGTTGTCCCGGATCCTCGCCTCGACCGTCGCGCCGACCGGCACGAGCTTCAGCAACTGGTGCAATACCGGCTCGACGTAGGCGTTGCCGTTCACGCCGGTGAGGCCGACCGTCCGGGCGTCGCGCAGCAGACCGCGCAGCGGCCAGAGATTCGTCGTGTTGTTGTACTCGGTGAGCACGAGGACCTGGCCTGGCGCGAGGCCCGCGGCGTCCATGGACGGCCGGATTTCCACGCGATCGCCGAGCGAGACCATCGCGCCATGCGCCAGTGTCGCCGGCGACGTATCGGCGTCGAGATCGCGCGCCGGCGCGGACCGTGCGGGCGCCACGCCCATCCTCGCGACGTACGCCTTGCCCCATCGGATGATCGCCGCCGACGCGTACGCCGACGCGACGAATCGCCATCCCTGACGTGGCTCGACGATCCGCGGCGACGAAGCCGCGGTCCGTTCAGCCGCGGAGGCGCCGACGGCGACGACGAGCTTCGATCGGCGGCGGAGCAGGCCCGCAGCCCACGGCGCCGGCCGGAGACGATCGCGAAACGAATCGCGCGACAACGCGCACCGGAGGATGCGCCGCCAGGACGAGCGCGCCTGCGGCCACGTCATGCGCTGCACGTCTTCGCGCAGCCGGCGATACCGATAGCGCACGGCTTGCGCGAAGAAGACCGCGCGGGCCTGTTCGTCGCCAATCAGCGACTCGCAGAGCCCGGTGTCCGCTTTGAGATCCGCGATGAATCGCTCGTGCTCGAGGAAGTGCCGGTTCCAGAGCCGGCCGGTCGTGCTGTTCGGATGTACGCGCCACCCGACGAGACCGGCCGAGAACATGCCGATGAACCGGTGACGCCGGTGCTGCGCGATCAGCAGGCGCGCGAAGAACTCCCAGTCACAGAGAAAGTCCAGGTCGTCGCGCATGGGCCCGACGTCGGCAAGCAGCCGGCGGCGGAACACCGTCGCCGACGGCAGCGGTGTCTGCGAGTGGAGCGTCGAGCGAAAAAACAGCGAGGGCTGGACGACCGCGAGCGTCGGCTGCCGATCGAATCGTGGCGTGTCCACGAAGAGCTGCGGATGATGAAACAGCACCTCCAGACCAAGGCGCTCGTCGTTCATCACCGCGGCCTCGATCTCGAGCGCCGCCGGCGCCAGCACGTCGTCGCTATGGAGGATGCGCACGAGGTCGCCGGTGGCGAGCGCGAGGCCCTGATTCGTGTTCCTGGCCTGGCCGAGCCGCGGTGCCGAGAACCGATAGCGCGCCGGCCGCCCGGTCTCTTCCGCGTAGGCGAGCGTCGCTTTGTTGATGCGCTGCCGATCGTCGAGGTCGGGCGAGTCGTCGGTGACGATGATCTCGAACCGCGCGATCGTCTGGCGTCTCAGGCTGTCGAGCGTCTGCAGGAACAGATCCGTGCGCCCGTGCGTCGGGACGACGACGGAAAGAGCGATCGGGGAGGCGGGCGTGCTGCTGCTGTCGCACGACGTGCGGTCGATTTGCAGGACGGGTCTCGAGCGGCCGCCGGAGTGCACCACGGTGTCGTCACACATCGTCCTCTCCCAGAAACCACGGCGCCGGCACGTCATCGTCGATCGCGAGGACCGGGCCGGCGAAGCCCAACCGTCGGAGATCGGCGGTGAGCACGCGTTGGAACACGGTCGTCGAGAGGAGGAACGCGTCGCACTGCTCGACGGCGCCGGCCGGCGGGAGGACGGTCTTGCCGAAGCGCGTCTGGTGCCAGAGCGTGGCGTTGTTATCGGTGAAGCAGTGAATGCGTTCGGCGAAGCCCGGCAGCGCCGTTCGCAGCAGCTCGGTGTGCGCGCCGACACCGAAGACGCCGATGCGGCCGCCGATGGCGTCGAGCCGTGGGCCGAGGACGTCCGTCAGGAACCGCCGGTACTGCCGCGGCCGCTCGACGAAGCCGAGCTGCACGCGATGGTAGCGGACGAACGGCAACTGCAGGAGGCGCACGAGCGCGCGACCGTGCAGGCCTCGAAACGGTACGGGTGCCGCGCCGGCCGTGTCGAACCTCATGCGCCGCCCCCCATCAGCATCTGGAACGTCACCTCGGCTGGATCGACGTCCGCGGCGCTCCTCCGCACCGCGCGCAGATCCACCTGCAGCCGCTGCCAGGCTGCATGGCTGAGCGTCTGCCGCACGCCTGAGCGCAGCGCGACATCGGGAATCGAGAGGTTCTTGAACCAGAGCAGATCGAACCAGTCGTTGTCCACGACGAGGCAGTAGTCGCGGTAGAACGTCCAACTGTCCTCGAGCGTGCCGGCCGCGGCGCGGCCGATCGTCTTGCAGAAGTTCAGGCCGAGGTAGCTCTCGGTTGGATGGCCGTGCATGTTGACGTCGGCGATCGGCCGATCGCGCCATTCGCGGGAGGTGAGCGCGCCGGAGCGCGGATCGAGCGGCGCGGCCCAGTAGGCCCGCAGGTCGCGCGCATCGCCGAGCATGACGAGGTCCGACGGGTGATAGAGCAGGTACTTCCGCGTGAAGCTCTGCGGCACGATGAGCCGGTGGTGCAGGCCGGCGCCGCGCACCGTCTGGTTGCCGATGCGTTCGAGCCACCAGCGTGCTTCCGAGAAGACGTGCGGGTTGAGCACCGCGAGGTCGGTCCGGATCTTGAGCACCGCGCGGGCGCCGAGCGCGATCGCGCGGTCGATGCCGGCGAGCGTCGAGACGATCTGAAGGTTACGGTTCTGCACGCCGGGCCGCTCGGGGCGCCGGCTGGTGACGATCTCGTCCACGAGTGGGCCGACCTCCGCCATGAGCGCGGCATCCGTGTCGGCCCAGGTCGAGAGGATCAGCAGGTGCCGCGGGTGGAGTGCCGACATCACCCGGAGGACCTGCGGCGTCACGTCCGCGATCACCGGCCCCTGCACGACGATGGTGCTGTCGGCGCGCGCGACGTGGCGCGCGGGCACCTCCTGCGCGATCTCCTCCACCCAGGCGAGCTTCGCGCGCACCCCGGCATCGGCGAAGGCTGCGCTCGCGGGCAGGCACGCGATCGGTCCGATCGCCGCGATCGCCTCCTGAATCTCCGGCCATGCCCCCGAGTACACGATCACGAAGGTGTCGGGCCCGGCGTCGCGCGCGAGCCGTTCGGGAGGCACGATCTCGACGCCGTGCCGCCAACGGCCCCACCGGTGCCGATCGCTGTCGACGAGGTACTCGAGCCGCACCGGATACAGGCCGTGGAAGTAGTCGAACACGCTGCCCGATCCCCAGCCGACGAGCTTCGTCTGCCGATCGAACACGCGCCGCGTCGCAACCGCCAGGCTGCGGGCATCGATGGGCGTGGGCAGCGCGGCGGCCGACAGCATCGCGAGGCTACGCAACGGCGCGGGTCGAAATGGGATCCGACAGGAAGAGCGCCAGATCGGACGGGATGCCGAGCCCGTACATGCCGGCGCCCTCGCGGCCGACGTTGTACACGGCGACACGCGCGCCTTCGCCGATGAGCTCGTTGTACACGGGCGCCACGTAGAACTCGCCGTTCACCCGGCGATTGGCGGCGATCATGCGGTCGGCGCCGCGCACGAAGTCGGCGCCGCGGCGGAAGTTGTAGATGCCCACCGTCGCGTCGCTCGAGATCGCCTGCTTCTCGACCACTCGCGTGACGAAGCCCCGCGCGTCCAGCCCGACGAACGACCACTTCGCGTCGTCCGCCGTCATCGTCATGATCAGCCCGTCAGCCCGCTGGCGATCCAGCTCGTCGAGGTACCGATCGATGTCGACGTCCACCCACTGATCGCTGTTGGCGAGCATCAGCGGGTCGTTGGTGTCGATGTGATCGCGCGCGAGGAGCACGGTGCACGCGGCGCCGTCGGTGACGCGATCGACCGGCACGATGAGGCAGCCTGGCGCCGCGCGCTCGAGCGTTTCGCGCATCCCCAGGTGATCGAGGTGCTCGCCGAGCGCGACGAAGATGAACCGGTGCGGCCCGCTCGGCCGCACGTTGCGCACGACGGCTTCGATCATCGGCATGCCGTGAACGGAAATCAGCGGCTTCGGCAGGCGATACCCGGCATCGGCGAAGCGGCTGCCGCGGCCGGCGATGGGAAGCACGATGTTCAGCATGAGGCGAAGGTTGGCGAGACGTAGGCGCGGGCCTGGAACCGTTCCAGTTCCTCGGGCGTGCCGAGCCCGTGCATCGCCGAGGCGGCGATCGGAAAATGGCCGACACGCTTGCCCGCGAGGATGAGCTCGTTGAAGACGGGCGCGACGTAGAACTCGCCGCCCACGGCGGCGTTCTTGAGGAGCGTGCGTTCGGCCGCGGAAACGAACTCGCCGCCGCGCCGGAAGTAGTAGAGGCCCGTGGTCGCGTGCCGGCTGATCGGCTGCTTCTCGGCGACCGCCACGACCGCGTCTCCCTCGACGCGCGCGTACGACCAGC from Acidobacteriota bacterium encodes:
- a CDS encoding glycosyltransferase family 2 protein — its product is MLNIVLPIAGRGSRFADAGYRLPKPLISVHGMPMIEAVVRNVRPSGPHRFIFVALGEHLDHLGMRETLERAAPGCLIVPVDRVTDGAACTVLLARDHIDTNDPLMLANSDQWVDVDIDRYLDELDRQRADGLIMTMTADDAKWSFVGLDARGFVTRVVEKQAISSDATVGIYNFRRGADFVRGADRMIAANRRVNGEFYVAPVYNELIGEGARVAVYNVGREGAGMYGLGIPSDLALFLSDPISTRAVA
- a CDS encoding glycosyltransferase, which encodes MCDDTVVHSGGRSRPVLQIDRTSCDSSSTPASPIALSVVVPTHGRTDLFLQTLDSLRRQTIARFEIIVTDDSPDLDDRQRINKATLAYAEETGRPARYRFSAPRLGQARNTNQGLALATGDLVRILHSDDVLAPAALEIEAAVMNDERLGLEVLFHHPQLFVDTPRFDRQPTLAVVQPSLFFRSTLHSQTPLPSATVFRRRLLADVGPMRDDLDFLCDWEFFARLLIAQHRRHRFIGMFSAGLVGWRVHPNSTTGRLWNRHFLEHERFIADLKADTGLCESLIGDEQARAVFFAQAVRYRYRRLREDVQRMTWPQARSSWRRILRCALSRDSFRDRLRPAPWAAGLLRRRSKLVVAVGASAAERTAASSPRIVEPRQGWRFVASAYASAAIIRWGKAYVARMGVAPARSAPARDLDADTSPATLAHGAMVSLGDRVEIRPSMDAAGLAPGQVLVLTEYNNTTNLWPLRGLLRDARTVGLTGVNGNAYVEPVLHQLLKLVPVGATVEARIRDNEHLTAFGFKSLIDKLFPKQFSWIGQQRQGPAHHLLQYRRSGTGHSAYTAPHTGWTFGMLTTGTRLTNVERFIDSIERHCREPYEIVIVSPVALGALEMRPHVRVLRFGERDDLGWITRKKNLIASEARYSDVLICHDRFWLTDDFTTTFAAWGYAYGLAAMRVKLPDGSRGLDWAVVSSQNHVWSSGGLLDYRACSQYAYNPGGATIIRKAFWRDFPWNENLFWNEHEDVELCRRVQRAGGVIALAASTIVTAEDRWVHANPRIPYCDQNEVLYGEPVGEQRIRFLTERAA